One region of Cyanobacterium sp. T60_A2020_053 genomic DNA includes:
- the fbp gene encoding class 1 fructose-bisphosphatase: MSDTQPELIIPDHSLDRDCTTLSRHVFQQLESFSADAQDLSAIMSRIALAGKLISRRLSRAGLMTGALGLTGETNVQGESVKKMDAYANEVFISVFNRSGLACRLVSEEMEKPYYIPENCPIGRYTILFDPIDGSSNVDINLNVGSIFAIRQQEGDDLDGEATDLLQDGSKQIGAGYILYGPATVLVYTIGKGVHSFFLDPSLGEFILSQENIKMPDHGAVYSANEGNFWQWENEIRDYIRYVHRHEGYTGRYSGALVGDAHRILMQGGVFLYPGATDSPEGKLRLLYETAPLAMIMEQAGGKASTGKQRLMDVVPSAIHQRTPVILGSRKDVDLVESFLSDHQE, encoded by the coding sequence GAATTAATTATTCCCGATCATAGTTTAGATCGTGATTGTACCACTTTATCTCGTCACGTCTTCCAACAATTAGAAAGTTTTTCTGCTGATGCCCAAGATTTGAGCGCCATTATGAGTCGCATTGCTTTGGCTGGGAAATTGATTTCTCGTCGTCTTTCCCGTGCCGGATTAATGACAGGGGCGCTGGGTTTGACGGGAGAAACCAATGTGCAAGGGGAATCCGTCAAAAAAATGGATGCTTATGCTAACGAGGTATTTATTTCGGTCTTCAACCGAAGCGGTTTAGCTTGTCGTTTGGTGTCGGAGGAAATGGAGAAGCCTTATTATATCCCCGAAAACTGTCCTATCGGGCGCTATACTATCCTTTTTGACCCCATTGATGGTTCTTCTAATGTTGATATTAACTTAAATGTGGGTTCTATTTTTGCTATCCGTCAACAGGAAGGCGATGATTTGGATGGTGAAGCTACGGATTTATTACAGGATGGCTCCAAACAAATTGGGGCGGGTTATATTCTTTATGGTCCTGCGACAGTCTTAGTTTACACTATTGGTAAAGGAGTTCACTCTTTCTTTTTAGACCCTAGTTTAGGAGAATTTATCCTTTCTCAAGAAAATATTAAAATGCCAGACCACGGTGCGGTATATAGTGCTAATGAGGGCAATTTCTGGCAGTGGGAAAATGAAATTAGGGATTATATCCGCTATGTGCATCGTCATGAGGGATACACTGGGCGCTATAGTGGCGCTTTGGTGGGGGATGCTCACCGCATTTTAATGCAAGGGGGCGTTTTTCTGTATCCTGGCGCCACCGATAGCCCAGAAGGTAAGTTAAGGTTGTTGTATGAAACAGCGCCCCTCGCCATGATCATGGAACAGGCTGGTGGTAAGGCTTCCACTGGAAAGCAAAGATTAATGGATGTAGTGCCATCGGCAATACACCAGCGCACTCCAGTGATTTTAGGTAGTCGTAAAGATGTGGATTTGGTGGAATCCTTCCTCAGTGACCATCAAGAGTAA
- a CDS encoding DUF29 domain-containing protein, giving the protein MVQQLIKQEKNLYDTDYNLWVLETIEKLEKRDLDSLDWENLIEEVLGLSRSDKRKLESLLTRLIEHLLKLGYWETEKERNRGHWEGEIANFRKQIKRLLKDSPSLKPYLKDFFEECYQDSREIVSKRSQLPLNTFPEKPIAPLEQILDENWLP; this is encoded by the coding sequence ATGGTACAGCAATTGATTAAGCAAGAGAAAAATTTATACGATACTGACTATAATCTCTGGGTACTAGAAACTATTGAAAAACTAGAAAAAAGAGATTTAGATTCCCTTGACTGGGAGAATTTAATTGAGGAGGTATTGGGTTTGAGTAGAAGTGATAAAAGAAAACTAGAAAGTTTATTAACTAGATTAATCGAACACCTCTTAAAACTAGGATATTGGGAAACAGAAAAAGAAAGAAATAGAGGTCATTGGGAAGGGGAAATTGCCAACTTTCGGAAACAAATTAAACGTCTTTTAAAGGATAGTCCTAGTTTAAAACCTTATCTAAAAGATTTTTTTGAAGAATGCTATCAAGATAGCCGTGAAATAGTCTCAAAAAGGTCTCAACTTCCTCTTAATACCTTCCCTGAAAAGCCGATAGCGCCCCTCGAACAAATCTTAGATGAAAACTGGCTTCCTTAA
- a CDS encoding DUF29 domain-containing protein: MVQQLIKQEKNLYDTDYNLWVLETIEKLEKRDLDSLDWENLIEEVLGLSRSDKRKLENLLMRLIEHLLKLGYWESERERNRGHWEGEIRNFRKQIKKELKASPSLKPYLQEIFEESYQDSREIVSDKSLLPLNTFPESPIAPLEQILDENWLP, from the coding sequence ATGGTACAGCAATTGATTAAGCAAGAGAAAAATTTATACGATACTGACTATAATCTCTGGGTACTAGAAACTATTGAAAAACTAGAAAAAAGAGATTTAGATTCCCTTGACTGGGAGAATTTAATTGAGGAGGTATTGGGTTTGAGTAGAAGTGATAAAAGAAAACTAGAAAATTTATTAATGAGATTGATCGAACATCTTTTAAAATTAGGTTATTGGGAATCAGAAAGAGAAAGAAATCGAGGACATTGGGAAGGGGAAATCCGTAACTTTCGTAAACAAATAAAAAAAGAATTAAAAGCTAGTCCTAGTCTTAAACCTTATTTACAAGAGATATTTGAAGAATCTTATCAAGATAGTAGAGAAATTGTCAGTGACAAGTCCCTACTTCCCCTTAACACTTTCCCTGAAAGTCCGATAGCGCCCCTCGAACAAATTTTAGATGAAAACTGGCTTCCTTAA
- a CDS encoding AbrB/MazE/SpoVT family DNA-binding domain-containing protein produces the protein MLKSQSKTVRSHIIKIGNSQGVRLPKKLLENSNIQNEIYISSENGKIIITPILKNRLNWDKAFQEMSENDDDQLLDINQEITSTWDEEEWEW, from the coding sequence ATGCTAAAATCACAAAGTAAAACTGTACGGTCACACATAATTAAAATAGGAAATTCTCAAGGTGTTAGGTTACCAAAAAAATTATTAGAAAATTCTAATATACAAAATGAAATTTATATTTCTAGTGAAAATGGCAAAATTATTATTACTCCTATTCTGAAAAATCGCCTAAATTGGGATAAAGCCTTTCAAGAAATGTCTGAAAATGATGATGATCAGTTATTAGACATAAATCAAGAAATTACATCGACTTGGGACGAAGAAGAATGGGAATGGTAA
- a CDS encoding type II toxin-antitoxin system PemK/MazF family toxin produces the protein MKRFDIYLVQLNPTLGSEINKNRPCVIISPDEMNDYIKTVIVAPMTSAKKSYPTRVNCVFQNKKGQIVLDQIRTVDKIRLNKKVGILDILYQEQVLLTLAEMFAL, from the coding sequence ATGAAAAGATTTGACATCTACTTAGTTCAACTCAATCCTACTTTAGGAAGTGAGATCAACAAAAATCGTCCTTGTGTCATTATTTCCCCAGATGAAATGAATGACTATATAAAAACAGTCATTGTTGCACCGATGACAAGTGCAAAAAAATCTTATCCGACCCGAGTTAACTGTGTATTTCAAAATAAAAAAGGTCAAATAGTATTAGATCAGATTAGAACAGTAGATAAAATCCGTTTGAATAAAAAAGTAGGGATTCTTGATATCCTTTATCAAGAGCAAGTATTGTTAACTTTAGCTGAAATGTTTGCACTTTAA
- a CDS encoding type II toxin-antitoxin system HicB family antitoxin: protein MERFNFPVNFTPEEEGGFVITFPDFPEAISQGETVTECLMEAKDCLDEALALRIDEKLEIPLPSNDRDFKYKVSPSLEMIFKVLMYLSIKESNLSVQELADQLNLDKTSLDNLINPRQNIQLSLFERIFHFLGKDISIHLISSHN, encoded by the coding sequence ATGGAGCGTTTTAATTTTCCTGTTAATTTTACCCCAGAAGAAGAAGGCGGTTTTGTGATTACTTTTCCTGATTTTCCAGAAGCCATAAGTCAAGGGGAAACTGTTACAGAGTGTTTAATGGAAGCAAAAGATTGCTTAGATGAGGCATTAGCTTTAAGAATTGATGAAAAATTAGAAATACCTTTACCATCTAATGATAGGGATTTTAAATATAAAGTTTCGCCATCGTTAGAGATGATTTTTAAGGTTTTAATGTATTTATCTATCAAAGAATCTAATCTTAGCGTTCAAGAGTTGGCGGATCAATTAAACTTAGATAAAACTTCTCTGGACAATCTTATTAATCCTCGTCAAAATATCCAGTTATCTCTATTTGAAAGAATATTTCATTTTTTAGGAAAAGATATTTCTATTCACCTAATTTCTAGCCACAATTAA
- a CDS encoding type II toxin-antitoxin system HicA family toxin yields MTGNEFVKKLKKLAKERGLECKTDQKRGKGSHVTLYFGSKFTILRNPKDELKKGTLNAMLNQLGLSQNDL; encoded by the coding sequence ATGACAGGAAATGAATTTGTAAAAAAACTCAAGAAATTAGCAAAGGAGCGTGGCTTAGAATGTAAGACCGATCAGAAAAGAGGTAAAGGTAGTCATGTCACTTTATACTTTGGGTCTAAATTTACAATACTTCGTAACCCAAAGGATGAATTAAAAAAGGGAACTCTAAACGCAATGTTAAATCAATTAGGATTAAGTCAAAATGATTTATAA
- a CDS encoding type II toxin-antitoxin system HicB family antitoxin — MKFQVIFTFDSEYNGYIAEVPRLSGCVSQGKTMDEAIANIKDAIQGYLYVRQKY, encoded by the coding sequence ATGAAATTTCAAGTAATATTTACATTTGATTCGGAATACAATGGGTATATTGCTGAAGTACCGAGATTATCTGGTTGTGTTAGCCAAGGAAAAACTATGGATGAAGCTATCGCAAATATAAAAGATGCAATTCAAGGGTACTTGTATGTACGGCAAAAATATTAA
- a CDS encoding DUF29 domain-containing protein — protein MVQQLIKQEKSLYDTDYNLWVLETIEKLEKRDLDSLDWENLIEEVLGLSRSDKRKMESLLMRLIEHLLKLGYWESEKNYNQNHWRKEIRNFRKQIKRELKASPSLKNYLIQIFNESYQDARELLSDDSGLPICTFPEKPIAPLEQILDENWLP, from the coding sequence ATGGTACAGCAATTAATTAAGCAAGAGAAAAGTTTATACGATACTGACTATAATCTCTGGGTACTAGAAACTATTGAGAAACTAGAAAAAAGAGATTTAGATTCCCTAGATTGGGAGAATTTGATTGAGGAGGTATTGGGGTTGAGCCGAAGTGATAAAAGAAAAATGGAAAGTTTATTAATGAGATTGATCGAACATCTCTTAAAATTAGGCTATTGGGAATCTGAAAAAAATTACAATCAAAATCATTGGCGTAAAGAAATTCGTAATTTTCGTAAACAGATTAAGCGTGAATTAAAAGCTAGTCCTAGTTTAAAAAATTATCTTATCCAAATATTCAATGAATCTTATCAAGATGCTAGGGAATTATTATCTGATGATTCTGGATTACCGATCTGTACCTTCCCCGAAAAGCCCATAGCGCCCCTCGAACAAATTTTAGATGAAAACTGGCTTCCTTAA